A genome region from Brassica oleracea var. oleracea cultivar TO1000 chromosome C2, BOL, whole genome shotgun sequence includes the following:
- the LOC106324448 gene encoding uncharacterized protein LOC106324448: MTQRLSRSEKGKWVPDPNKQPRRPPILIPEPENNSLVEANKFTLIGRVTNPHIRKLRALVDFFLQHWSVAGQYTGRDLGPYLFQFTFESERDMQTILNKAPFHFKRWMLILQRWEPIVSDDFPATISFWIRVHGIPLHYWTEQALHTIGSELGVVETKDVQQGRVRVHVNGLKPLEMLLDITLAAGGTKQVEIEYEKLEKHCFLCKSLSHEQDDCPQKRNFGGPNTEKKDINYSKTMESLDSYRRAKDDRKEEMNRSSYYQNRVMDSRPYYRSREDLYATPRGSRQRTPPRLHSNRDYYNKDASSALLVDRDRANPPHYR; encoded by the coding sequence ATGACGCAGAGGCTGTCTAGATCTGAAAAAGGGAAGTGGGTACCGGACCCTAACAAGCAACCCCGACGTCCTCCAATTCTCATTCCAGAGCCAGAGAACAACTCCCTGGTGGAAGCTAACAAATTTACTCTCATTGGACGGGTCACGAACCCACACATTCGGAAACTACGAGCTCTGGTGGACTTCTTTTTGCAACATTGGTCCGTCGCTGGACAGTATACAGGCAGAGATCTCGGACCTTACCTCTTTCAGTTCACATTCGAATCTGAGCGTGACATGCAAACCATTCTTAATAAGGCGCCCTTTCATTTTAAGAGATGGATGCTGATCTTACAAAGATGGGAGCCCATTGTCTCTGATGATTTCCCAGCTACTATCTCCTTCTGGATCCGAGTCCATGGAATTCCTCTGCACTACTGGACCGAACAAGCACTCCACACGATTGGCTCTGAGCTTGGAGTGGTGGAAACCAAAGACGTGCAACAGGGTAGAGTAAGAGTCCATGTCAATGGGCTTAAGCCACTGGAGATGCTACTGGACATTACCCTTGCTGCGGGAGGTACAAAACAAGTTGAGATTGAGTATGAAAAGCTAGAAAAACATTGTTTCCTCTGCAAATCCCTCTCACATGAGCAGGATGATTGCCCTCAGAAACGCAACTTTGGCGGCCCCAACACAGAGAAGAAAGATATCAACTACTCAAAAACCATGGAAAGCCTTGATTCCTACAGAAGAGCAAAGGATGACAGAAAGGAAGAGATGAACCGTAGCTCTTACTATCAAAACAGAGTAATGGACAGCCGACCTTATTATAGGTCTCGGGAGGATTTGTATGCAACCCCTAGGGGATCAAGGCAAAGGACTCCACCCCGGCTGCACTCCAATCGAGACTACTACAACAAAGATGCTTCCAGCGCTCTATTGGTAGATAGAGACAGAGCTAACCCACCCCATTACCGATGA